A window of the Brassica napus cultivar Da-Ae chromosome A2, Da-Ae, whole genome shotgun sequence genome harbors these coding sequences:
- the LOC125581544 gene encoding oleosin-B1-like, producing MGVLRKKHNKKSRRPSFKSVLTSILATQAAIFLLLLAGVSLAGTAVAFIASMPLFVVFSPILVPAGVATGLLATGLAAAGSSGAMAVSLILWVIKRVTGKEPPKIMSKVLRKVFPGGGTPSKLAAKPEAEPAAAPAAAPSAAPAAAPST from the exons ATGGGGGTACTCAGAAAGAAACACAATAAAAAATCCAGAAGGCCGTCGTTTAAGAGTGTTTTAACCTCAATATTAGCTACACAAGCCGCAATATTCCTCTTATTGCTCGCCGGTGTTTCCCTCGCTGGCACAGCCGTCGCATTTATCGCTAGCATGCCACTATTCGTAGTATTCAGTCCGATTCTCGTACCAGCGGGTGTTGCCACTGGCTTACTGGCCACGGGTTTAGCAGCCGCCGGTAGCTCCGGTGCAATGGCTGTCTCCCTCATCCTTTGGGTCATCAA GCGAGTAACGGGCAAGGAGCCGCCAAAAATCATGTCAAAAGTCTTGAGAAAGGTGTTTCCTGGTGGAGGTACTCCATCTAAACTGGCAGCAAAACCAGAAGCCGAGCCAGCGGCCGCACCAGCTGCAGCACCATCAGCCGCACCAGCAGCTGCACCGAGTACATGA